A window of Zingiber officinale cultivar Zhangliang chromosome 5A, Zo_v1.1, whole genome shotgun sequence contains these coding sequences:
- the LOC121981779 gene encoding protein FIZZY-RELATED 2-like: MENPRSPAPKPRISSSIPYYLFDMPPRASPRTVYSDRFIPSRAGSNFALFGVSSPPSAASSDAGREDGSGAYASLLRAVLFGADQPATPDLSPGVAGRVSSSTSTSSSSSSAFSTPSGNMFRYKVDVPRRSLAAQFEDGLPGFSHFHPRAPRKVPKSPYKVLDAPALQDDFYLNLVDWSSHNVLAVGLGNCVYLWNACSSKVTKLCDLGVDDSVCSVGWAQRGNHLAVGTNMGKVQIWDASRCRRIRTMESHRLRVGALAWSSSLLSSGSRDKIILQRDIRVQEDFVSKLSGHKSEVCGLKWSHDNRELASGGNDNRLFVWNQHSSQPVLKYCEHTAAVKAIAWSPHVHGLLASGGGTADRCIRFWNTTTNSHLNCIDTGSQVCNLVWSKNVNELVSTHGYSQNQIIVWRYPTMSKLATLIGHTYRVLYLAISPDGQTIVTGAGDETLRFWNVFPSPKSQNTGSDIGARSFGRSHIR; this comes from the exons ATGGAGAACCCTCGCTCTCCCGCTCCCAAGCCCCGCATTTCTTCCTCGATCCCTTACTACCTCTTCGATATGCCTCCGCGCGCCTCCCCCCGCACCGTCTACAGCGATCGATTCATCCCCAGCCGCGCCGGATCCAACTTCGCCCTCTTCGGCGTCTCGTCCCCGCCTTCCGCCGCCTCGTCTGACGCCGGAAGGGAGGACGGATCTGGAGCCTACGCTTCTCTCCTGAGGGCTGTCCTCTTTGGAGCAGATCAGCCCGCCACGCCCGACCTCTCGCCGGGGGTGGCTGGGAGGGTTTCCTCGTCTACCTCGACGTCCTCTTCGTCTTCGTCGGCGTTTTCGACTCCCAGTGGCAATATGTTTCGGTATAAGGTTGACGTGCCCCGGCGATCCCTTGCGGCGCAGTTTGAGGATGGGCTTCCAGGGTTCTCGCATTTCCACCCGAGGGCGCCGAGGAAGGTGCCAAAATCGCCTTACAAG GTGCTAGATGCACCGGCGTTGCAAGATGATTTCTACCTAAACCTTGTTGATTGGTCTTCGCACAATGTGTTGGCTGTTGGTTTGGGTAATTGCGTGTACCTGTGGAATGCCTGCAGCAGTAAG GTTACCAAGCTTTGTGATTTGGGCGTCGATGACAGTGTGTGTTCTGTTGGATGGGCACAGAGGGGAAATCACTTGGCTGTTGGCACTAACATGGGGAAAGTTCAG ATATGGGATGCATCTCGTTGTCGGAGGATAAGGACAATGGAGAGCCATCGTTTGCGAGTTGGAGCTCTTGCATGGAGCTCGTCTCTACTATCCTCAGGTAGCAGAGACAAGATAATTCTTCAACGAGATATTCGTGTTCAAGAAGATTTTGTGAGCAAGTTGTCGGGGCACAAATCTGAG GTTTGTGGCTTGAAGTGGTCTCATGATAATAGAGAACTTGCTTCTGGTGGAAATGATAACCGA CTTTTTGTATGGAATCAACATTCATCACAGCCAGTATTAAAGTACTGTGAGCATACAGCAGCAGTAAAAGCAATTGCTTGGTCACCTCATGTGCATGGACTACTAGCATCTGGTGGAGGAACTGCAGATCGATGTATTCGTTTCTGGAACACTACCACAAACTCTCACTTGAACTGCATTGACACTGGGAGTCAG GTTTGCAACCTTGTGTGGTCGAAGAATGTTAATGAACTTGTCAGCACACATGGTTATTCCCAAAACCAAATAATTGTTTGGAGATACCCAACCATGTCTAAG CTTGCAACACTCATAGGCCATACCTATAGGGTTTTGTACCTTGCTATCTCCCCCGATGGACAA ACTATTGTCACTGGTGCTGGTGACGAAACACTACGATTCTGGAATGTATTTCCATCTCCTAAATCTCAG AACACCGGCAGTGATATTGGAGCAAGATCGTTTGGTAGAAGCCACATCCGGTGA
- the LOC121981781 gene encoding 40S ribosomal protein S17-like: MGRVRTKTVKKSSRQVIERYYSRMTLDFHTNKKIMEEVAIIPSKRLRNKIVGFSTHLMRRIQRGPVRGISLKLQEEERERRMDFVPDESAIKVDQIVVDKETIDMLASLGMAELPGVEKQPDAPAAQAYPTRSGYGGRRN, translated from the coding sequence ATGGGCCGCGTTCGGACGAAGACGGTGAAGAAGTCATCGCGCCAGGTAATCGAGCGGTACTACTCGCGGATGACCCTCGACTTCCACACCAACAAGAAGATCATGGAGGAGGTCGCCATTATCCCCTCGAAGCGTCTCCGCAACAAGATCGTTGGGTTCTCTACCCACCTCATGCGCCGGATCCAGCGGGGTCCTGTCCGCGGCATCTCCCTTAAGCTGCAGGAGGAGGAGCGCGAGCGCCGCATGGACTTCGTTCCCGACGAGTCCGCCATAAAGGTCGACCAAATCGTGGTCGACAAGGAGACAATTGATATGCTTGCTTCACTCGGCATGGCTGAACTCCCCGGAGTTGAGAAGCAGCCTGATGCGCCTGCCGCCCAGGCATACCCGACCCGCAGTGGATATGGAGGCCGTAGGAACTAG